A genome region from Streptomyces pratensis includes the following:
- the nusA gene encoding transcription termination factor NusA, which yields MDIDVKLLKGLAQDKEIPFDVLVGAIESALLIAYHRTEGSHRRARVELDAGGHVTVWAKDDPAELEEGQEPKEFDDTPSGFGRIAATTAKQVILQRLRDAEDDRTFGEYAGHEGDVVTGLVQQGKDPKNVLVDIGKLEAILPVQEQVPGEEYTHGLRLRTYVVRVAKGVRGPSVTLSRTHPNLVKKLFALEVPEIADGSVVIEAIAREAGHRTKIAVRSTRAGLNPKGACIGPMGSRVRNVMAELHGEKIDIVDWSDDPAEMVANALSPARVSEVEVVDLGTRSARVTVPDYQLSLAIGKEGQNARLAARLTGWRIDIRPDTETGAERDIADRERAERARERSARG from the coding sequence GTGGACATCGATGTGAAGCTTCTGAAGGGCTTGGCGCAGGACAAGGAGATCCCCTTCGACGTGCTCGTCGGGGCCATCGAGTCGGCCCTCCTCATCGCGTACCACCGCACCGAGGGCAGTCACCGCCGTGCGCGCGTCGAGCTGGACGCCGGCGGTCACGTCACGGTGTGGGCGAAGGACGACCCGGCCGAGCTCGAGGAGGGCCAGGAGCCCAAGGAGTTCGACGACACGCCGTCCGGCTTCGGCCGTATCGCCGCGACCACCGCCAAGCAGGTCATCCTGCAGCGGCTGCGCGACGCCGAGGACGACAGGACGTTCGGTGAGTACGCGGGCCATGAGGGTGACGTCGTCACGGGCCTGGTCCAGCAGGGCAAGGACCCGAAGAACGTCCTGGTCGACATCGGCAAGCTGGAAGCCATCCTGCCCGTGCAGGAGCAGGTGCCGGGCGAGGAGTACACCCACGGCCTCCGGCTGCGTACGTACGTCGTACGGGTCGCCAAGGGTGTGCGCGGGCCGTCCGTGACGCTCTCGCGCACCCACCCGAACCTCGTGAAGAAGCTCTTCGCGCTGGAGGTCCCGGAGATCGCGGACGGGTCGGTCGTCATCGAGGCCATCGCGCGTGAGGCGGGCCACCGCACCAAGATCGCCGTACGCTCCACCCGGGCCGGCCTCAACCCGAAGGGCGCCTGCATCGGCCCGATGGGCAGCCGTGTGCGCAACGTCATGGCCGAGCTGCACGGCGAGAAGATCGACATCGTCGACTGGTCGGACGACCCCGCCGAGATGGTCGCCAACGCGCTGTCACCCGCGCGGGTGAGCGAGGTCGAGGTCGTGGACCTCGGAACCCGCTCCGCACGGGTGACCGTGCCCGACTACCAGCTGTCGCTGGCGATCGGCAAGGAGGGCCAGAACGCCCGCCTCGCCGCCCGGCTCACCGGCTGGCGGATCGACATCCGGCCGGACACCGAGACGGGTGCCGAGCGGGACATCGCCGACCGCGAGCGTGCCGAGCGCGCCCGGGAACGTTCCGCGCGCGGCTGA
- a CDS encoding YlxR family protein, with translation MSGRTHARACPERTCVGCRERAAKSELLRIVVGEGEVVPDPRGTLPGRGAYVHPASVCLDLAVRRRAFPRAFKAKGPFDSAALQRFVERVAP, from the coding sequence GTGTCTGGCCGGACGCACGCCCGCGCTTGCCCCGAGCGAACCTGTGTGGGATGCCGGGAGCGAGCGGCCAAGAGCGAGCTGCTGCGCATCGTGGTGGGCGAGGGTGAAGTTGTCCCTGATCCACGCGGTACGCTGCCCGGCCGGGGTGCGTATGTTCACCCCGCCTCCGTCTGTCTGGACCTGGCGGTTCGCCGCCGGGCCTTCCCCCGGGCCTTCAAGGCCAAGGGGCCGTTCGATTCCGCGGCACTGCAGCGGTTCGTCGAGCGGGTGGCACCGTAA
- the infB gene encoding translation initiation factor IF-2 has translation MAKVRVYELAKEFGVESKVVMAKLQELGEFVRSASSTIEAPVVRKLTDALQGPGGNAGKSAAKPGAPRKAAPAKPAAPSPAAAARPAAPKPGAPAPKPAAAETPASSTPAAPSAPAAQSGGPRPGPKPAPKPAPVTPVPAAEFSAPAPAQQPAAPQQQPQAPRPAGATPGPRPARPAPAGGQRDGGQRDGGQRGGERGGDRPARPAGQGAPRPGGARPAGPRPGNNPFTSGGSTGMARPQAPRPGGAPRPGGGQERPGAPRPQGGPGGAPRPQGQGGARPSPGGMPRPQAPRPGGAPSGNRPNPGMMPQRPAAGPRPGGGPGGGGRGPGGGGARPGGGGGRPGGGGFAGRPAGPGGGGGGFAGRPGGPGGGGGAGRPGGGGGFGGRPGFGGRPGGPGARGGTQGAFGRPGGPARRGRKSKRQRRQEYEAMQAPSVGGVMLPRGNGQAVRLSRGASLTDFAEKINANPASLVAVMMNLGEMVTATQSVSDETLKLLADEMNYVLEIVSPEEEDRELLESFDIEFGEDEGGEEALVSRPPVVTVMGHVDHGKTRLLDAIRKTNVVAGEAGGITQHIGAYQVSSEVNGEDRRITFIDTPGHEAFTAMRARGAKSTDIAILVVAANDGVMPQTIEALNHAKAAEVPIVVAVNKIDVEGADPTKVRGQLTEFGLVAEEYGGDTMFVDISAKQGLNIEALLEAVVLTADASLDLRANPEQDAQGIAIESHLDRGRGAVSTVLVQRGTLRIGDTMVVGDAYGRVRAMLDDNGNNVQEAGPSTPVLVLGLTNVPGAGDNFLVVDEDRTARQIAEKRAARERNANFARKGVRFSLENLDEALKAGLVQELNLIIKGDASGSVEALESSLLQLDVGEEVDIRVLHRGVGAVTESDINLATGSDAIVIGFNVRAAGRAEQMAEREGVDVRYYSVIYQAIEEIEAALKGMLKPEYEEVELGKAEIREIFRSSKLGNIAGVLVRSGEVKRNTKARLLRDGKVIAENLNISGLRRFKDDVTEIREGFEGGINLGNFNDIKIDDVIATYEMREKPRG, from the coding sequence GTGGCTAAGGTCCGGGTATACGAACTCGCCAAGGAGTTCGGCGTGGAGAGCAAGGTCGTCATGGCCAAGCTCCAAGAACTCGGTGAATTCGTCCGTTCGGCGTCCTCGACGATCGAGGCGCCGGTTGTACGCAAATTGACTGACGCACTGCAGGGTCCCGGCGGCAACGCCGGCAAGTCCGCTGCAAAGCCTGGCGCGCCTCGCAAGGCCGCCCCCGCGAAGCCCGCAGCGCCCTCACCGGCCGCTGCGGCACGTCCCGCTGCCCCGAAGCCCGGCGCCCCGGCCCCCAAGCCGGCCGCCGCGGAGACCCCGGCGAGCAGCACCCCCGCGGCGCCCTCCGCGCCGGCGGCGCAGTCCGGGGGACCCCGTCCGGGTCCCAAGCCCGCGCCGAAGCCCGCCCCGGTCACCCCGGTGCCCGCCGCGGAGTTCTCGGCTCCGGCTCCGGCCCAGCAGCCGGCCGCGCCGCAGCAGCAGCCCCAGGCCCCGCGTCCCGCGGGTGCCACCCCCGGCCCCCGCCCCGCCCGTCCGGCTCCGGCCGGCGGTCAGCGCGACGGGGGCCAGCGTGACGGCGGCCAGCGTGGCGGCGAGCGCGGCGGAGACCGCCCCGCACGTCCCGCCGGTCAGGGCGCACCGCGTCCGGGCGGCGCACGTCCGGCCGGCCCCCGTCCGGGCAACAACCCCTTCACCTCCGGCGGCTCCACCGGCATGGCGCGCCCCCAGGCGCCCCGTCCCGGCGGTGCCCCGCGCCCCGGCGGCGGTCAGGAGCGCCCCGGCGCCCCGCGCCCGCAGGGTGGTCCCGGTGGCGCCCCGCGCCCCCAGGGCCAGGGTGGTGCACGTCCCTCTCCGGGCGGCATGCCCCGTCCGCAGGCTCCCCGTCCGGGCGGTGCGCCCTCGGGTAACCGTCCGAACCCCGGCATGATGCCGCAGCGTCCCGCTGCGGGCCCGCGTCCCGGCGGTGGTCCCGGCGGCGGTGGCCGTGGTCCCGGTGGCGGCGGTGCCCGTCCCGGTGGCGGCGGCGGTCGTCCCGGTGGCGGCGGCTTCGCAGGCCGTCCGGCCGGTCCCGGTGGTGGCGGCGGCGGTTTCGCCGGCCGTCCCGGTGGTCCCGGTGGCGGTGGCGGCGCAGGCCGTCCCGGTGGTGGCGGCGGCTTCGGCGGTCGTCCCGGCTTCGGTGGACGTCCCGGCGGCCCGGGTGCCCGTGGTGGCACGCAGGGTGCGTTCGGCCGTCCCGGTGGTCCCGCGCGTCGTGGCCGCAAGTCGAAGCGTCAGAGGCGCCAGGAGTACGAGGCCATGCAGGCCCCGTCGGTGGGCGGCGTCATGCTGCCTCGCGGCAACGGGCAGGCTGTCCGGCTGTCGCGCGGTGCGTCCCTGACCGACTTCGCGGAGAAGATCAACGCCAACCCGGCGTCGCTCGTCGCCGTGATGATGAACCTCGGCGAGATGGTCACCGCCACGCAGTCCGTCTCCGACGAGACGCTGAAGCTCCTCGCGGACGAGATGAACTACGTCCTCGAGATCGTCAGCCCGGAGGAGGAGGACCGCGAGCTGCTCGAGTCCTTCGACATCGAGTTCGGTGAGGACGAGGGCGGCGAAGAGGCTCTGGTCTCCCGTCCGCCGGTCGTGACCGTCATGGGTCACGTCGACCACGGTAAGACCAGGCTGCTGGACGCGATCCGCAAGACGAACGTCGTCGCGGGCGAGGCCGGCGGTATCACGCAGCACATCGGTGCGTACCAGGTCTCCTCCGAGGTCAACGGCGAGGACCGCCGTATCACCTTCATCGACACCCCGGGTCACGAGGCGTTCACCGCCATGCGTGCACGTGGTGCGAAGTCCACCGACATCGCGATCCTCGTGGTGGCGGCGAACGACGGTGTGATGCCCCAGACGATCGAGGCGCTGAACCACGCCAAGGCGGCCGAGGTGCCGATCGTGGTCGCGGTCAACAAGATCGACGTCGAGGGTGCCGACCCGACCAAGGTGCGCGGTCAGCTCACCGAGTTCGGTCTGGTGGCCGAGGAGTACGGCGGCGACACGATGTTCGTCGACATCTCCGCCAAGCAGGGCCTCAACATCGAGGCACTGCTGGAGGCCGTCGTCCTCACCGCCGACGCCTCGCTCGACCTGCGGGCCAACCCGGAGCAGGACGCGCAGGGTATTGCGATCGAGTCCCACCTCGACCGCGGCCGCGGTGCCGTCTCGACCGTCCTCGTCCAGCGCGGAACGCTGCGCATCGGCGACACGATGGTCGTCGGCGACGCGTACGGCCGTGTCCGGGCGATGCTCGACGACAACGGCAACAACGTCCAGGAAGCGGGTCCCTCGACCCCCGTCCTGGTCCTGGGTCTCACCAACGTCCCGGGTGCCGGCGACAACTTCCTGGTGGTCGACGAGGACCGTACGGCCCGTCAGATCGCCGAGAAGCGTGCCGCCCGTGAGCGCAACGCCAACTTCGCCCGCAAGGGTGTCCGGTTCTCCCTGGAGAACCTGGACGAGGCGCTCAAGGCCGGTCTGGTCCAGGAGCTCAACCTCATCATCAAGGGCGACGCGTCCGGTTCGGTGGAGGCTCTCGAGTCCTCGCTGCTCCAGCTCGACGTCGGCGAAGAGGTCGACATCCGGGTCCTGCACCGCGGTGTGGGTGCGGTCACCGAGTCGGACATCAACCTGGCGACCGGCTCCGACGCCATCGTGATCGGCTTCAACGTGCGCGCCGCAGGGCGTGCCGAGCAGATGGCCGAGCGCGAGGGCGTGGACGTCCGGTACTACTCGGTCATCTACCAGGCGATCGAAGAGATCGAAGCGGCCCTCAAGGGCATGCTCAAGCCGGAGTACGAAGAGGTCGAGCTCGGCAAGGCGGAGATCCGCGAGATCTTCCGCTCGTCCAAGCTGGGCAACATCGCCGGTGTGCTGGTCCGCTCCGGCGAGGTCAAGCGCAACACCAAGGCGCGCCTGCTGCGCGATGGCAAGGTCATCGCGGAGAACCTCAACATCTCCGGTCTGCGTCGCTTCAAGGACGACGTCACCGAGATCCGCGAAGGCTTCGAGGGCGGTATCAACCTCGGAAACTTCAACGACATCAAGATCGACGACGTCATCGCGACGTACGAGATGCGCGAGAAGCCGCGAGGCTGA
- a CDS encoding DUF503 domain-containing protein, whose product MYVGTLSFDLLLGDVRSLKEKRSIVRPIVAELHRKFAVSVAETGGQDLYRRAEIGLAMVSGDTGHLTDVLDRCERMIAGRPEVELLSVRRRLHSDEDD is encoded by the coding sequence ATGTACGTGGGGACTCTGTCCTTCGATCTGCTCCTCGGCGACGTACGGTCGCTGAAGGAGAAGCGCTCCATCGTCCGCCCGATCGTCGCCGAGCTCCACCGCAAGTTCGCGGTGAGTGTCGCGGAGACGGGCGGGCAGGACCTCTACCGCAGGGCCGAGATCGGCCTTGCCATGGTCTCCGGGGACACCGGGCACCTCACAGACGTACTCGACCGGTGCGAACGCATGATCGCGGGCCGGCCGGAAGTGGAGCTGCTGTCCGTACGGCGGCGGCTGCACAGCGACGAAGACGATTGA
- the rbfA gene encoding 30S ribosome-binding factor RbfA, with amino-acid sequence MADNARAKKLADLIQVVVAEKLQRGIKDPRLGTHVTITDTRVTGDLREATVFYTVYGDDEERASAAAGLESAKGILRSAVGAAAGTKFTPTLAFVADALPDNAKAIEDLLDRARASDAKVREASSGATYAGDADPYRKPEDEDENGEGSPSA; translated from the coding sequence GTGGCCGACAACGCGCGGGCGAAGAAGCTGGCGGACCTCATCCAGGTGGTGGTCGCCGAGAAACTGCAGCGCGGCATCAAGGACCCGCGTCTGGGCACGCACGTGACCATCACGGACACCCGTGTCACCGGCGACCTGCGGGAGGCCACGGTCTTCTACACGGTCTACGGCGACGACGAGGAGCGGGCCAGCGCGGCAGCCGGGCTGGAGAGCGCCAAGGGCATCCTGCGCTCCGCGGTCGGTGCGGCGGCGGGGACCAAGTTCACCCCGACCCTGGCCTTCGTGGCCGACGCCCTGCCGGACAACGCCAAGGCGATCGAGGACCTGCTCGACCGGGCACGTGCCTCGGACGCCAAGGTCCGCGAGGCCTCATCGGGAGCCACGTACGCCGGTGACGCGGACCCGTACCGCAAGCCGGAGGACGAGGACGAGAACGGCGAGGGCTCACCTTCCGCATGA
- the truB gene encoding tRNA pseudouridine(55) synthase TruB: protein MTQNKTPDGLVIVDKPSGFTSHDVVAKMRGIARTRRVGHAGTLDPMATGVLVLGVERATKLLGHLALTEKEYLGTIRLGQDTVTDDAEGEITSSTDASGVTREGIDAGVAALSGAIMQVPSKVSAIKIDGKRSYARVRGGEEFEIPARPVTISSFRVYDVREAVAEDGTPVVDLVVSVVCSSGTYIRALARDLGAGLGVGGHLTALRRTRVGPYGIDAARTLDQHQQELTVMPVAEAAASAFPRWDVDEKRAKLLLNGVRLDMPSYPPGPVGVFGPDGAFLVLVEEQKGKAKSLAVFA from the coding sequence ATGACGCAGAACAAAACGCCGGACGGCCTTGTCATCGTCGACAAGCCGTCCGGCTTCACTTCGCACGACGTCGTGGCCAAGATGCGCGGCATCGCCCGCACCCGGCGGGTCGGCCACGCAGGCACCCTGGACCCCATGGCGACCGGTGTCCTCGTACTCGGCGTCGAGAGGGCGACCAAACTGCTCGGCCACCTCGCGCTGACCGAGAAGGAGTACCTGGGGACCATCCGGCTCGGCCAGGACACCGTCACCGACGACGCGGAGGGCGAGATCACCTCGTCCACCGATGCCTCCGGAGTGACACGCGAGGGCATCGACGCAGGGGTCGCCGCACTGAGCGGCGCGATCATGCAGGTGCCGTCCAAGGTCAGCGCCATCAAGATCGACGGCAAGCGGTCCTACGCCCGGGTGCGCGGTGGCGAGGAGTTCGAGATCCCGGCACGCCCGGTGACCATCTCGTCCTTCCGCGTCTACGACGTCCGCGAGGCGGTCGCGGAGGACGGTACCCCGGTCGTCGACCTGGTCGTCTCCGTCGTCTGCTCCTCGGGTACGTACATCCGCGCGCTGGCGCGTGACCTCGGGGCCGGGCTCGGCGTCGGCGGGCACCTGACCGCGCTGCGGCGCACCCGCGTCGGACCGTACGGCATCGACGCGGCCCGCACCCTCGACCAGCACCAGCAGGAGCTGACCGTGATGCCGGTGGCCGAGGCCGCCGCGTCGGCCTTCCCGCGCTGGGACGTGGACGAGAAGCGCGCCAAGCTGCTTCTGAACGGTGTACGGCTGGACATGCCGTCGTACCCGCCGGGACCGGTCGGGGTCTTCGGGCCCGACGGGGCGTTCCTGGTGCTGGTCGAGGAGCAGAAGGGCAAGGCCAAGAGCCTCGCCGTCTTCGCCTGA
- a CDS encoding trypsin-like peptidase domain-containing protein → MGSGDRSKLVRICDQAGRPRGTGFVADDRGTVVTSHQTVARPVPLTLYAADGRSCPVGPDDITALPALGLALLRTGGPEALGVEPLPIAVREEIGTGAYVRIAAHGWREARVLGTTPATYSEGGRDHPVSEALELALGTDGRDALRSGGAAVGGPVTDPRTGAVLGVLSTALSAGRETAGLAVPLTPQDVPEPLAEVLRRNASGVPGYGCDLNLAGALQLTATSLGHADGRPCGTDAVERPDISAEFTAFETGAGPVLGLVGAPGTGRTTELAALAARRARGAVPALTLWLRGADLQADDTAVTDAMTRALQRSGRIVTAAGARGDMETATPERVAGLAAASGNPLLVVVDGPEEMPPLLAHRFAAWAGATAGWLLAHEARMVVACRPEHWETAGALYPPGALHRPERPAVGLPSAVRLGDLTSEQAERARERYGIPPGTLAPGHDRHPLTLRLLAEVRAALPPDVPGRPGTEEVFAAHLDLTCVRIAVRIGAQAEPRLRGTAVRRLAAKVAGQVHEAARRCLGPGQGELDRAAFEEIFPWRTGWASAVLTEGLLVPAGAGYRFAHEELGDWVQGAHLDLDAALHSLVHRWHADGASEAPAPAPRDPAEPRNLPVPRHRIGPVLQAMLLLERRQGHAALAHRMADLIEAMDRLPSGTGAEKRLTDAAWWAAHLLRESLLRVPDARPCLGVLRVLAGRITRRSLSGGGPAALGPYAEFGPWFWCRIRLPEADRIDLLRRLLPADGAPRTDGGERYLDAVSQRLAARPRTVQALLCRWFTDESPLPAEEGVPMRPTVAAAAQALLYARRDLAVDDLTEALADTAHPRAAELLATLAEDEPTALCRAVDRWARDEERPARRAAAAVHATLAAARALSGSDRALLRGAMLTLLARPDDAVLHAQALTVLVRDPGTGGRYLPQALRVFAAGDPRLPVTLLTEVFPEHPEPVLAALRARLSLPGEPADDVLRELASLDTPVLALHAPGLVRHYVDGCGRSRPGEDAGAQTAAYVDLRLEHSPAARALLLPLMTGLLRDRPAPPPVRAALARMLAGGGSPASRPLRAELLEVLLEFEQDTGRDPDVLDALLRAAATGSGRRPEARTRALVHRTGTLLARTPEGAARFDRGLAELARDVPGFADLVTRWLADAPQEWAAVVGPGARRTMEALRGARPGIPVPMQAVGREHGSLRPA, encoded by the coding sequence ATGGGCAGCGGGGACCGGTCGAAACTTGTCAGGATCTGCGATCAGGCCGGCCGGCCGCGGGGAACGGGATTCGTCGCGGACGACCGCGGCACGGTCGTCACCAGCCATCAGACCGTCGCACGCCCGGTGCCCCTGACCCTGTACGCCGCCGACGGCCGCAGCTGCCCGGTCGGTCCCGACGACATCACCGCGCTGCCCGCTCTCGGTCTCGCGCTGCTCCGCACCGGTGGCCCCGAGGCGCTGGGGGTCGAGCCCCTTCCCATCGCCGTACGCGAGGAGATCGGCACGGGTGCCTACGTGCGGATCGCCGCCCACGGCTGGCGCGAGGCCCGGGTGCTCGGGACGACTCCGGCGACGTACTCGGAGGGCGGACGCGACCACCCCGTGAGCGAGGCGCTGGAGCTCGCCCTCGGCACGGACGGGCGGGACGCGCTGCGCTCCGGCGGAGCCGCGGTCGGCGGGCCCGTGACGGACCCTCGCACCGGCGCCGTCCTCGGGGTGCTCTCGACGGCGCTGAGTGCCGGGCGCGAGACCGCCGGCCTGGCGGTGCCGCTGACCCCCCAGGACGTCCCGGAGCCGCTGGCCGAAGTGCTCCGGCGCAACGCGAGCGGAGTCCCGGGTTACGGCTGCGACCTCAACCTCGCCGGGGCACTGCAGCTGACCGCCACCTCGCTCGGCCACGCCGACGGCCGCCCCTGCGGAACCGACGCCGTCGAACGTCCGGACATCAGCGCGGAGTTCACCGCCTTCGAGACCGGGGCGGGGCCCGTCCTCGGCCTGGTCGGCGCCCCCGGGACCGGCCGCACCACAGAGCTCGCCGCCCTGGCCGCCCGCCGGGCCCGTGGGGCGGTGCCCGCCCTCACGCTCTGGCTGCGCGGAGCCGATCTGCAGGCCGACGACACCGCGGTCACCGACGCGATGACCCGGGCGTTGCAGCGCTCCGGGAGGATCGTCACCGCTGCCGGGGCCCGGGGCGACATGGAGACCGCCACCCCCGAGCGTGTGGCCGGGCTCGCCGCGGCCTCCGGGAACCCCCTGCTCGTCGTCGTGGACGGGCCGGAGGAGATGCCTCCTCTGCTGGCCCACCGGTTCGCAGCGTGGGCCGGGGCGACAGCCGGGTGGCTCCTGGCCCACGAGGCGCGGATGGTCGTCGCCTGCCGCCCGGAACACTGGGAGACCGCTGGCGCGCTGTACCCGCCGGGTGCCCTGCACCGGCCGGAGCGGCCGGCCGTCGGCCTGCCGTCCGCCGTCCGCCTCGGCGACCTCACCTCGGAGCAGGCCGAGCGGGCGCGGGAGCGGTACGGCATCCCGCCCGGCACCCTCGCGCCCGGCCACGACCGGCACCCCCTCACCCTGCGTCTGCTCGCCGAGGTACGGGCGGCGCTGCCCCCCGACGTGCCCGGCAGGCCCGGCACCGAGGAGGTCTTCGCCGCCCATCTGGACCTCACCTGTGTCCGGATCGCGGTCCGCATCGGGGCCCAGGCCGAACCACGGCTCCGGGGCACGGCGGTCCGCCGACTCGCGGCGAAGGTGGCCGGCCAGGTCCACGAGGCCGCCAGGCGCTGCCTCGGGCCGGGACAGGGTGAGCTGGACAGGGCAGCGTTCGAGGAGATCTTCCCCTGGCGCACCGGGTGGGCCTCGGCGGTCCTCACCGAGGGGCTGCTGGTCCCCGCAGGCGCGGGATACCGCTTCGCCCACGAGGAGCTGGGCGACTGGGTACAGGGTGCCCACCTCGACCTGGACGCGGCCCTGCACTCGCTGGTCCACCGCTGGCACGCCGACGGGGCGTCCGAGGCGCCCGCACCCGCCCCGCGCGACCCGGCGGAACCCCGCAACCTCCCCGTGCCGCGCCACCGCATCGGCCCGGTGCTCCAGGCGATGCTCCTGCTGGAGCGGCGTCAGGGTCACGCCGCGCTGGCCCACCGGATGGCGGACCTGATCGAGGCGATGGACCGTCTGCCGTCCGGGACCGGCGCGGAGAAGCGGCTCACCGACGCGGCCTGGTGGGCGGCCCACCTGCTCCGCGAGAGCCTGCTCAGGGTCCCGGACGCCAGGCCCTGCCTCGGGGTGCTGCGCGTACTCGCCGGGCGGATCACCCGGCGTTCCCTGTCCGGCGGCGGTCCGGCCGCGCTCGGCCCCTACGCCGAGTTCGGGCCGTGGTTCTGGTGCCGGATCCGGCTGCCCGAGGCCGACCGCATCGACCTGCTGCGCCGTCTGCTGCCCGCCGACGGCGCCCCCCGCACGGACGGGGGCGAACGGTATCTGGACGCCGTGTCCCAGCGCCTGGCCGCCCGGCCCAGGACCGTGCAGGCGCTGCTGTGCCGCTGGTTCACCGACGAAAGCCCGCTGCCCGCCGAGGAGGGGGTGCCGATGCGGCCCACCGTGGCCGCCGCGGCGCAGGCCCTCCTGTACGCCCGCAGGGACCTCGCCGTCGACGACCTGACCGAGGCACTTGCCGACACCGCCCACCCGCGCGCCGCCGAACTGCTCGCCACCCTCGCCGAGGACGAGCCGACCGCCCTCTGCAGGGCTGTCGACCGGTGGGCGCGCGACGAGGAGAGGCCGGCCCGGCGGGCGGCGGCTGCCGTCCACGCCACGCTCGCGGCGGCCCGCGCCCTCTCCGGCTCCGACCGGGCCCTGCTGCGCGGGGCGATGCTCACCCTGCTGGCCCGGCCGGACGACGCGGTCCTGCACGCCCAGGCGCTCACCGTGCTCGTACGGGATCCGGGGACAGGAGGCCGCTACCTGCCGCAGGCCTTGAGGGTCTTCGCCGCCGGAGACCCGCGACTGCCGGTGACCCTTCTCACGGAGGTGTTCCCCGAGCACCCCGAGCCGGTACTCGCAGCGCTGCGTGCCCGCCTCTCGCTGCCCGGGGAGCCCGCCGACGACGTCCTGCGGGAACTGGCCTCGCTGGACACCCCCGTGCTGGCACTGCACGCCCCCGGCCTCGTACGCCACTACGTCGACGGCTGCGGCCGCAGCCGCCCCGGCGAGGACGCCGGGGCACAGACCGCCGCCTATGTGGACCTCAGGCTGGAGCACAGCCCGGCCGCCCGGGCGCTGCTGCTTCCCCTGATGACAGGGCTGCTCCGTGACCGGCCCGCCCCACCGCCCGTACGCGCCGCGCTGGCACGGATGCTCGCCGGCGGGGGAAGCCCCGCGTCGAGACCGCTGCGGGCCGAGCTCCTGGAGGTGCTGCTGGAGTTCGAGCAGGACACCGGCCGGGACCCGGACGTCCTCGACGCCCTGCTGCGGGCCGCCGCGACAGGGTCCGGACGCCGTCCGGAGGCCCGCACACGGGCTCTGGTGCACCGCACCGGGACGCTCCTCGCGCGCACGCCCGAGGGAGCGGCCCGCTTCGACCGGGGGCTCGCCGAACTCGCCCGTGACGTCCCCGGGTTCGCGGACCTCGTCACCCGGTGGCTGGCGGATGCCCCGCAGGAGTGGGCCGCGGTCGTGGGCCCCGGCGCCCGGCGGACGATGGAGGCACTTCGCGGGGCACGGCCCGGGATCCCGGTGCCGATGCAGGCCGTGGGACGTGAGCATGGCAGTCTTAGACCTGCGTAA
- a CDS encoding bifunctional riboflavin kinase/FAD synthetase: MHCWRGLEDIPEGWGRSVVTIGSYDGVHRGHQLIIGRAVERARELGVPSVVVTFDPHPSEVVRPGTHPPLLAPHQRRAELMAGLGVDAVLILPFTAEFSQLSPADFIVKVLVDKLHAKLVIEGPNFRFGHRAAGNVTFLAELGPTYDYGVEVIDLYVSGDAGGGEPFSSTLTRRLVAEGDVGGAAEILGRPHRVEGVVVRGAQRGRELGFPTANVETLPHTAIPADGVYAGWLTVNGEAMPAAISVGTNPQFDGTERTVEAYAIDRVGLDLYGLHVAVDFLAYVRGMLKFESIDDLLVAMAADVKRSSELIAAYERD, translated from the coding sequence GTGCACTGCTGGCGTGGCTTGGAGGACATCCCTGAGGGCTGGGGGCGCAGCGTCGTCACCATCGGCTCCTACGACGGGGTGCACCGCGGACACCAGCTGATCATCGGCCGTGCCGTGGAGCGGGCACGGGAGCTCGGTGTGCCCTCCGTCGTCGTCACCTTCGACCCGCATCCGAGCGAGGTCGTCCGCCCCGGCACGCACCCGCCGCTGCTCGCGCCCCACCAACGGCGTGCCGAGCTCATGGCCGGGCTCGGAGTGGACGCGGTGCTGATCCTGCCGTTCACCGCGGAGTTCTCGCAGCTCTCGCCCGCCGACTTCATCGTTAAGGTGCTCGTCGACAAGCTGCACGCGAAGCTGGTCATCGAAGGCCCCAACTTCCGCTTCGGGCACCGGGCCGCGGGCAACGTCACGTTCCTCGCGGAGCTCGGACCGACCTACGACTACGGCGTCGAGGTCATCGACCTCTACGTCAGCGGCGACGCGGGCGGCGGCGAGCCGTTCTCCTCCACGCTCACCCGGCGCCTGGTCGCCGAGGGAGACGTCGGAGGGGCCGCGGAGATCCTCGGCCGTCCGCACCGGGTCGAGGGCGTCGTGGTGCGCGGCGCCCAGCGAGGCCGTGAGCTCGGCTTCCCCACGGCGAACGTGGAGACACTCCCGCACACCGCGATCCCCGCCGACGGCGTCTACGCCGGCTGGCTCACGGTGAACGGCGAGGCGATGCCGGCCGCGATCTCCGTGGGCACGAACCCGCAGTTCGACGGCACGGAGCGGACCGTCGAGGCGTACGCGATCGACCGGGTCGGCCTCGACCTGTACGGACTGCACGTGGCGGTCGACTTCCTCGCCTACGTACGGGGCATGCTGAAGTTCGAGTCGATCGACGACCTGCTCGTGGCGATGGCCGCCGATGTGAAGCGGTCCAGCGAGCTGATCGCGGCGTACGAACGGGACTGA